The nucleotide window GGGCACCGGCTCTGCCGGCAGGTCGCATTCGATGGGATGAGGCAAAAAGCCGGTGGCAATGGAAACGCGTACCCTTTTCACCTCGCCGATATAGCCGTTGCGCACCAGCTCGCAGGCAAAACGAAAATGATCCGAGGAGCGCTGTTGACTGCCGGTCTGCAGAATTCTGCCGGTGCGCCGCGCTTCGTCACGCATCAGCCGCGCCTCGGCAATGGTGAGACTCAGAGGCTTTTCGCAATAGACGTCTTTGCCGTTACGCATGGCAAGGACCGACGGCAGGGCATGCCAGTGATCGGGCGTGGCGATGACAACGGCATCGATGTCGTCCGCTTCGACGATTTCGCGAAAATCGATCGTCTCCCGACAGCCCTTATAGGTTCGCTTGAATTTATTGCTATAATATTCCTCAACGCGGCGTTTGGCCTCGGCCAGTTTTTCGCGATCGACGTCGCATACGGCCACGACCCGCACCTCATCGCGGCGCAAAAAGCCGCCCAAGAGTCCGCCGCCCTGCTTGCCGACGCCGATCACGCCCACTTGAATGGCGCCCAGGGCCGTCCGTTTGCCGGTGTTTGCCCAAAGAGCGCTGGGCAGAATCAAAGGCGCCGCCGCCAAGCCCAACCTGCTGAAAAATTCTCGTCTGTCCATAGTTTTGTCGTTGATCATTCACGCCACCCTTTTGTTGATACGAAATCGTTTAAATATAGTCCTTCAACCTGCTCAAAGCAATTGAAAAAGTTGAATATGACACTGTTTTACAGCAGAAGGCGAAATTACAAAAGCAACGAATCTGACGATCCGGGTAATGCAGGCGAAAAGCAAAACGCCCCTCAGATCGACGACTTTGGCCTGAGGGGCGCTGTAAAAGGGGGCAGAAAAATAACTATTTATCGTCTGCGTAATAACGGCCGATGCGTTCAATAATGGCTTTACGAACCTGCAACGGATCGATGAGTCCCATGTGCCGGAAAAGGATCTCGCCGCCCGGCGCAATTAACATCGTGTAGGGCAGAGCGCCGCTCCACTGCGGATCGACCGCCTCGATCAGTCGGTAAGCATCGACCTGGGCATGATAGTTGCGCACCGCCGCCTGTTTCTGCTTGAGAAACTCTCTGACTTTGTCCGTGAGCTGCGGCTTGTCGGCGCTCAGCGTCACCAACTCTACTTTGCGGTTGCGGTAACTGCGATGAATCGCAACCAGCTCCGGAAATTCCACGACGCATGGCCCGCACCAGGTCGCCCACACGTTGAGCAGAACCAGATTTTGCGTCGGATTCTTGACCAGCTCGCGGATACCCGCCTCGTCGATCGGCGCAACGTCGACCGGCTGCGCCGCCCACTCTTGATTCAGCTTGGCCACCCAGGCCGCCTTTTCCCGCCACTTGATCGAACAGCCGAAAACCTTGGTTTGCTCCACCGGAACCGGCCTGCCGGCCAAAAGCGCTTCGACGGCATTTTCCGCGTCCTTTGACTGCGCCGGGATGTACGGATTTTCCGTGTCGTCGATGCGGCCTTGATAGCGCAGCCGCCGCTCCTTATCGAAAATAAAGACGTGCGGCGTCGCCTGCGGCCCATAGGCCCGCGCCGCTTTCTGCTCGTCGCCGTCATAGAGGTAGGGGAACGGCAGCTTGAGCTCCTGCGCCCGCTTTTTCATGTCTTCGAACGAATCGCCGAGATCCGTATAGCCCATCTCTTCCAATGCCAACGCCTGCGGCGCGTTGGACGAAACGGCGACGAAATCGACCTGCGGATATTTTTTCGCCAATTGAATGAGCTTCTGCTCATAAGCCTGCGCCGTCGGACAATGGTTGGCGGTAAAGACGATCACCAGCACATCCGCCTTGAAATTCTTCAGCGTATAGGTTTTGCCGTCCACGCCGCGCAGTTTAAAATCCGGCGCTTTGGCGCCGACGGCCAAAGGCTGGACCTCGTCGGCAGCTAGTATTGAAGATGCCAAAAGCAAAACCATCAGAATCCTCATAAACTTGCTCCTATTCATTGACCAGAGTTGAAATCGACTCGCCCAAAAGGTTGATCGGCTCGCTCAGAGCAACCGACCCGATGCGAAA belongs to candidate division KSB1 bacterium and includes:
- a CDS encoding redoxin domain-containing protein; its protein translation is MRILMVLLLASSILAADEVQPLAVGAKAPDFKLRGVDGKTYTLKNFKADVLVIVFTANHCPTAQAYEQKLIQLAKKYPQVDFVAVSSNAPQALALEEMGYTDLGDSFEDMKKRAQELKLPFPYLYDGDEQKAARAYGPQATPHVFIFDKERRLRYQGRIDDTENPYIPAQSKDAENAVEALLAGRPVPVEQTKVFGCSIKWREKAAWVAKLNQEWAAQPVDVAPIDEAGIRELVKNPTQNLVLLNVWATWCGPCVVEFPELVAIHRSYRNRKVELVTLSADKPQLTDKVREFLKQKQAAVRNYHAQVDAYRLIEAVDPQWSGALPYTMLIAPGGEILFRHMGLIDPLQVRKAIIERIGRYYADDK
- a CDS encoding Gfo/Idh/MocA family oxidoreductase, with the protein product MDRREFFSRLGLAAAPLILPSALWANTGKRTALGAIQVGVIGVGKQGGGLLGGFLRRDEVRVVAVCDVDREKLAEAKRRVEEYYSNKFKRTYKGCRETIDFREIVEADDIDAVVIATPDHWHALPSVLAMRNGKDVYCEKPLSLTIAEARLMRDEARRTGRILQTGSQQRSSDHFRFACELVRNGYIGEVKRVRVSIATGFLPHPIECDLPAEPVPEVLDWDRWQGQAPERPFNAILAPPITFDGFPAWRNYRPYSGGGMTDWGAHHFDIAQWGLGRDGSGPVEIIPAKLSDNGYLTYRYDDGIEMTADFEDNFIRFEGTHGAVQVNRGYLRTEPQSLQSVTLKPSEIHLYESKDHIGDFISAVRKRHLPICDVAVGAGSVIVCHLGNLAEQLGRTLRWDPVNERFIDDDEANRLCSRAQRSPYRI